In Tubulanus polymorphus chromosome 8, tnTubPoly1.2, whole genome shotgun sequence, one genomic interval encodes:
- the LOC141909562 gene encoding uncharacterized protein LOC141909562 isoform X1 produces MASCSPRDPDLSLEPYRLPALRLKDRMTIAKSGQDSRMTGITSSGGFGSSHRGGDETFIDTKPAKIRRIILHDVCGRRLDTDTSYQRAIYRAKQKIRDGEMEKSRMKPEEWRLPKAPLPARPDLTRIAPIPAQPHLRHSQLYPFHSNQKQPEFISSFLPFSTLMELCKEEARFILQSNDDQLFNPPNLPIQLPIPEDTVRLLGGIGSRIYVPFVGAAYMHGKPLVAVEPRQPNRPHPGLCNGCRRAGLCLGCAKSSFPHYHKGVVNRPIRTGGGYTFFKRGMTSSSTTDEHQSTSRKYGTPVHIRADIPLQTLYDADYKTLDKYNLAVDISQSPSFPFARQPSAIVGPLDPALADMAQRRAAQRGVSPGGSPPVELDLEERLLREYLATQDFSRGATNNLMLARFLNQQCDMCTTPSINNSRHQLDACIKQAISGIARDQQPRSDKRAPIILPPIPTKVLSMDDNFFVTLKATTRSQSDVEPGSSVQQQIPSLDDEAVRQAAVEDGDTALGGSAEEGKPLDGDQPIDGASEVDDAPLSSRLSHASMIHYLCSRCGSAYSYDSWVYRDRAAGGGAAIDLGWEYESLLGDEEPWPVGLVESLTEDQWTYAFSSRESTSRLTKSEEATMESEAGIQEQVRREAMYSLYQVPAPFRVMPTEKPPTIAQDPFSKNRALKIPQYSKFSTQKPQGEAIYGKNPFGGDREFDLRREKMRDAQGRGDRKSRLPPIPAQEPYKRPTKKPAASEVSKKTRRKVDDSEEKDGAAVAKLKSSVQIPMDDEDRHRPSSTDSGVDTSATEATARDKQLGLVLKPTEETSDDETEAEDGSPGVRMTAADLLSQMKARPGVKTQATPSGADKSVSSSELIASSNEIIVDKKPKRTKDKEQTMKKKQTTKDKKPTGKRKNKNKKKGGAKTAAGEDEVSMMEMIEADQEKTRGGVGDDVKPGEAEGSDICSDDYSGDEDFEFRDAKSEDEMSFYFPTPTPSSERDGYSPAAGYGVPPLPEIVIKSPEKSHVSDKSRRSGIEGLPDIKQQPRTKKRKPPPKVRKKAREAPEYKRKRRPRPVLNPQAPSVDEELSVAADPLDYLAKYCIIHPDRLPFYERIFDAIISKQTPKFPDIVTSEQQTVALAESRPPGGRLTQHEYSMMRDMTVLTRAPRDRNLVQMAGEGPTDRQIEKLLYTIHDFHDKYETLEKQLNEKQDRRLTILSSLARRDFPDLTKTEFDSGKRGKKRESSNKNGNAVKNGNSEDESLETEDSGTVWKNRPPLADQDIVNRLDQKKLKLLSSDPDVALLDLEISRIRHKLNEIDKRIDHLEDQRTLLNLYAREIHQQEQTYGIRDEYKRKQSLLFQTLHPQPDYEMNLSELEEALKIINHNLITENELKFVIHILQIPGRHRINVKLFSAVAALSERVAQLDPIIKKLINKLDFEALDVKMERCKELFFLLDQEDVEVAPGKVAARSLGVELAAGGLSSDHTKYVVNKLNRETKGEVDFVDFLTYVPLFIEIHDRIISDPLSEYRNF; encoded by the exons ATGGCGTCATGTTCACCAAGAGATCC agATCTGTCGCTAGAGCCATATCGACTGCCTGCGCTCAGGTTGAAAGATAGAATGACCATAGCGAAAAGTGGC CAGGACAGCAGGATGACCGGGATAACGTCCAGTGGAGGTTTCGGTAGTAGCCATCGAGGCGGCGACGAGACGTTTATCGATACAAAACCGGCAAAAATCAGACGGATCATACTGCATGACGTCTGCGGGCGTCGCCTGGATACGGACACCAGCTACCAACGCGCCATCTACCGGGCTAAACAGAAAATACGTGACGGGGAGATGGAGAAATCGCGCATGAAACCGGAAGAATGGCGTCTACCGAAAGCGCCACTACCGGCCCGGCCGGATTTAACGCGGATAGCGCCGATACCGGCGCAACCGCATCTCAGACACAGTCAGTTATACCCGTTTCACTCGAATCAAAAACAACCTGAATTCATATCTTCATTTCTGCCATTCTCGACTCTAATG GAGCTTTGTAAGGAAGAGGCTAGATTCATTCTACAAAG tAACGACGACCAGCTGTTCAACCCGCCGAACCTGCCGATCCAGTTACCCATTCCGGAAGATACGGTGCGCCTGCTGGGCGGGATCGGCTCGCGAATCTACGTACCGTTCGTTGGCGCCGCCTATATGCACGGGAAGCCGCTAGTGGCAGTCGAGCCTCGTCAACCGAATCGCCCCCACCCGGGACTGTGTAACGGTTGTCGGCGAGCCGGACTTTGTCTCGGATGCGCTAAAAGTTCTTTTCCACA TTATCACAAAGGAGTGGTGAATCGACCAATCAGAACGGGCGGCGGATACACGTTCTTCAAACGAGGTATGACGTCATCGTCGACGACAGACGAACACCAATCGACGAGCCGGAAATACGGAACACCCGTTCACATAAGGGCCGATATACCGCTTCAAACGCTATACGACG CCGATTATAAAACGTTGGACAAATACAACTTGGCCGTCGATATCTCGCAGTCTCCGAGTTTCCCGTTCGCGAGGCAGCCGTCCGCGATAGTCGGCCCGCTGGATCCGGCCCTGGCAGACATGGCTCAGAGGAGGGCTGCTCAGCGCGGAGTGTCGCCCGGTGGTAGCCCACCGGTTGAACTCGATCTGGAGGAACGCCTGCTCAGAGAATACCTAGCCACGCAAGATTTCAGCCGCG GCGCCACTAACAATCTAATGCTAGCCCGCTTCCTAAACCAGCAATGCGACATGTGTACAACGCCGTCTATTAATAATTCCCGTCACCAGCTGGACGCCTGCATCAAACAAGCCATATCCGGGATAGCGCGTGATCAACAGCCTCGTTCTGATAAGAGAGCGCCGATAATACTGCCCCCTATACCAACGAAAG TTTTATCAATGGACGACAATTTCTTCGTAACCTTAAAAGCGACGACTCGCTCGCAAAGCGACGTAGAACCCGGGTCCTCCGTTCAACAACAGATCCCATCGCTAGATGATGAAGCAGTCCGCCAGGCGGCAGTAGAGGACGGTGATACGGCACTAGGCGGGTCGGCTGAGGAAGGGAAGCCACTAGATGGCGATCAACCGATAGACGGCGCTAGCGAGGTCGACGACGCCCCATTATCGTCGCGCCTCAGCCACGCTTCGATGATTCACTATCTGTGCTCGAGATGCGGGTCGGCGTACAGTTACGACAGTTGGGTGTATCGCGATCGTGCCGCCGGCGGGGGCGCTGCGATCGACTTGGGCTGGGAATACGAATCGCTACTCGGCGACGAAGAGCCGTGGCCCGTCGGTCTGGTCGAGTCGCTCACCGAGGACCAGTGGACGTACGCCTTCAGCAGCCGGG AGAGCACGTCGCGTCTCACTAAAAGTGAAGAGGCTACCATGGAAAGCGAGGCCGGTATACAGGAGCAGGTGCGCAGAGAGGCTATGTACAGCCTCTATCAAG TTCCGGCGCCATTTCGAGTTATGCCGACGGAAAAACCGCCCACTATCGCTCAGGACCCGTTCTCGAAAAATCGCGCCCTGAAAATACCGCAATACAGCAAGTTCTCGACCCAGAAACCCCAAGGCGAAGCGATTTACGGCAAAAACCCGTTCGGCGGAGACCGCGAGTTCGACTTGCGACGCGAGAAGATGCGCGACGCTCAAGGTCGCGGAGACCGGAAATCCCGCCTGCCGCCGATACCAGCGCAGGAACCTTACAAACGACcg aCTAAAAAGCCCGCGGCAAGCGAGGTATCGAAGAAGACGCGACGGAAAGTTGACGATTCAGAAGAGAAAGATGGCGCTGCAGTAGCGAAACTAAAGTCTTCCGTACAGATT CCAATGGACGACGAGGACCGACATCGACCGAG CTCAACTGATTCTGGGGTCGATACTTCAGCTACAG agGCTACAGCCCGGGACAAACAGCTGGGTTTGGTACTGAAACCGACGGAGGAGACGTCTGACGACGAGACCGAAGCCGAGGACGGGTCGCCTGGTGTCCGAATGACGGCCGCAGATTTACTCTCCCAGATGAAAGCCAGGCCGGGTGTGAAAACGCAAGCTACCCCATCGGGGGCAG ACAAATCGGTCAGTTCGTCAGAACTCATCGCATCCAGCAATGAAATCATTGTGGACAAAAAAC cgAAACGGACGAAAGACAAAGAGCAGACgatgaagaaaaaacaaacgacTAAAGACAAAAAGCCAACGGGTAAacggaaaaataaaaacaagaaGAAAGGTGGCGCTAAAACCGCAGCCGGCGAAGATGAAGTATCGATGATGGAGATGATCGAAGCTGATCAG GAAAAAACACGAGGTGGCGTAGGTGATGACGTAAAGCCCGGTGAAGCAGAAGGTTCAGATATCTGCAGCGATGACTACTCGGGTGACGAGGATTTCGAATTCCGCGATGCTAAATCAGAGGACGAAATGAGCTTCTATTTTCCGACACCGACGCCATCTAGCGAGCGCGATGGTTACTCGCCTGCTGCCGGATACGGAGTGCCTCCGCTGCCAGAGATAGTGATCAAATCGCCG GAAAAGAGCCACGTATCGGACAAGTCGAGACGATCGGGAATCGAGGGTCTACCCGATATAAAACAACAACCACGGACAAAAAAGCGAAAACCGCCGCCGAAAGTTAGGAAAAAAGCTCGCGAAGCCCC GGAATATAAAAGAAAGCGTAGACCAAGGCCGGTTTTGAATCCACAAGCGCCATCTGTCGACGAGGAGTTGAGCGTAGCAGCCGACCCGTTGGATTATTTGGCTAAATACTGTATCATCCA tccTGATCGTCTGCCATTTTACGAACGCATATTCGACGCCATTATCTCCAAGCAGACGCCGAAGTTCCCGGATATCGTGACTTCAGAACAACAGACAGTAGCGTTGGCAGAAAGTAGGCCACCTGGTGGCAGACTGACGCAACACGAGTATTCAATGATGCGCGACATGACCGTATTAACGCGCGCACCACGTGACCGGAACCTCGTTCAAATGGCT gGGGAGGGACCGACCGACCGGCAAATCGAGAAGCTGCTGTACACAATCCACGACTTTCACGACAAATAcgaaacattagaaaaacaacTGAACGAGAAACAAG ATAGACGGCTGACAATTCTATCGAGTTTAGCGCGCCGCGATTTTCCGGACTTAACGAAAACTGAATTCGACTCCGGGAAACGCGGCAAGAAAAGAGAGTCATCGAATAAGAACGGAAACGCAGTTAAAAAC GGCAATTCGGAAGACGAAAGTCTGGAAACGGAAGATTCCGGAACAGTCTGGAAGAACAGACCTCCGTTAGCTGACCAGGACATCGTGAACAGACTCGACCAGAAAAAACTGAAACTC TTGAGTAGTGACCCGGATGTGGCGTTGCTAGATTTGGAAATATCGCGGATACGACACAAGCTGAACGAGATCGATAAACGAATCGATCATTTGGAAG ACCAGAGAACGCTTCTGAATTTATACGCGCGTGAGATCCACCAGCAGGAGCAGACATACGGAATCAGAGACGAGTACAAGCGAAAACAGAGTTTGCTCTTTCAAACTCTTCATCCTCAGCCG GATTATGAGATGAATTTGTCGGAGTTGGAAGAGGCTTTGAAGATCATCAACCACAACCTCATCACCGAAAATGAGTTGAAATTCGTAATCCAC ATTTTACAAATACCAGGGCGACATCGAATCAACGTGAAGCTGTTCAGCGCAGTAGCGGCGCTTTCCGAACGGGTTGCGCAACTAGA TCCAATCATCAAGAAGCTCATAAACAAATTGGATTTCGAGGCGCTCGACGTCAAAATGGAACGATGCAAG GAGCTGTTTTTCTTGTTGGACCAAGAAGATGTGGAGGTGGCGCCGGGTAAGGTAGCAGCTAGGAGTCTCGGAGTGGAACTGGCAGCCGGGGGATTATCCTCCGATCATACTAAATAT GTTGTGAATAAACTGAACCGCGAGACTAAGGGTGAAGTGGACTTCGTCGATTTTTTGACCTACGTTCCGCTATTCATCGAAATACACGACCGAATCATCAGTGACCCTTTGAGTGAATACAGAAACTTCTAG
- the LOC141909562 gene encoding uncharacterized protein LOC141909562 isoform X5 produces MASCSPRDPDLSLEPYRLPALRLKDRMTIAKSGQDSRMTGITSSGGFGSSHRGGDETFIDTKPAKIRRIILHDVCGRRLDTDTSYQRAIYRAKQKIRDGEMEKSRMKPEEWRLPKAPLPARPDLTRIAPIPAQPHLRHSQLYPFHSNQKQPEFISSFLPFSTLMELCKEEARFILQSNDDQLFNPPNLPIQLPIPEDTVRLLGGIGSRIYVPFVGAAYMHGKPLVAVEPRQPNRPHPGLCNGCRRAGLCLGCAKSSFPHYHKGVVNRPIRTGGGYTFFKRGMTSSSTTDEHQSTSRKYGTPVHIRADIPLQTLYDADYKTLDKYNLAVDISQSPSFPFARQPSAIVGPLDPALADMAQRRAAQRGVSPGGSPPVELDLEERLLREYLATQDFSRVLSMDDNFFVTLKATTRSQSDVEPGSSVQQQIPSLDDEAVRQAAVEDGDTALGGSAEEGKPLDGDQPIDGASEVDDAPLSSRLSHASMIHYLCSRCGSAYSYDSWVYRDRAAGGGAAIDLGWEYESLLGDEEPWPVGLVESLTEDQWTYAFSSRESTSRLTKSEEATMESEAGIQEQVRREAMYSLYQVPAPFRVMPTEKPPTIAQDPFSKNRALKIPQYSKFSTQKPQGEAIYGKNPFGGDREFDLRREKMRDAQGRGDRKSRLPPIPAQEPYKRPTKKPAASEVSKKTRRKVDDSEEKDGAAVAKLKSSVQIPMDDEDRHRPSSTDSGVDTSATEATARDKQLGLVLKPTEETSDDETEAEDGSPGVRMTAADLLSQMKARPGVKTQATPSGADKSVSSSELIASSNEIIVDKKPKRTKDKEQTMKKKQTTKDKKPTGKRKNKNKKKGGAKTAAGEDEVSMMEMIEADQEKTRGGVGDDVKPGEAEGSDICSDDYSGDEDFEFRDAKSEDEMSFYFPTPTPSSERDGYSPAAGYGVPPLPEIVIKSPEKSHVSDKSRRSGIEGLPDIKQQPRTKKRKPPPKVRKKAREAPEYKRKRRPRPVLNPQAPSVDEELSVAADPLDYLAKYCIIHPDRLPFYERIFDAIISKQTPKFPDIVTSEQQTVALAESRPPGGRLTQHEYSMMRDMTVLTRAPRDRNLVQMAGEGPTDRQIEKLLYTIHDFHDKYETLEKQLNEKQDRRLTILSSLARRDFPDLTKTEFDSGKRGKKRESSNKNGNAVKNGNSEDESLETEDSGTVWKNRPPLADQDIVNRLDQKKLKLLSSDPDVALLDLEISRIRHKLNEIDKRIDHLEDQRTLLNLYAREIHQQEQTYGIRDEYKRKQSLLFQTLHPQPDYEMNLSELEEALKIINHNLITENELKFVIHILQIPGRHRINVKLFSAVAALSERVAQLDPIIKKLINKLDFEALDVKMERCKELFFLLDQEDVEVAPGKVAARSLGVELAAGGLSSDHTKYVVNKLNRETKGEVDFVDFLTYVPLFIEIHDRIISDPLSEYRNF; encoded by the exons ATGGCGTCATGTTCACCAAGAGATCC agATCTGTCGCTAGAGCCATATCGACTGCCTGCGCTCAGGTTGAAAGATAGAATGACCATAGCGAAAAGTGGC CAGGACAGCAGGATGACCGGGATAACGTCCAGTGGAGGTTTCGGTAGTAGCCATCGAGGCGGCGACGAGACGTTTATCGATACAAAACCGGCAAAAATCAGACGGATCATACTGCATGACGTCTGCGGGCGTCGCCTGGATACGGACACCAGCTACCAACGCGCCATCTACCGGGCTAAACAGAAAATACGTGACGGGGAGATGGAGAAATCGCGCATGAAACCGGAAGAATGGCGTCTACCGAAAGCGCCACTACCGGCCCGGCCGGATTTAACGCGGATAGCGCCGATACCGGCGCAACCGCATCTCAGACACAGTCAGTTATACCCGTTTCACTCGAATCAAAAACAACCTGAATTCATATCTTCATTTCTGCCATTCTCGACTCTAATG GAGCTTTGTAAGGAAGAGGCTAGATTCATTCTACAAAG tAACGACGACCAGCTGTTCAACCCGCCGAACCTGCCGATCCAGTTACCCATTCCGGAAGATACGGTGCGCCTGCTGGGCGGGATCGGCTCGCGAATCTACGTACCGTTCGTTGGCGCCGCCTATATGCACGGGAAGCCGCTAGTGGCAGTCGAGCCTCGTCAACCGAATCGCCCCCACCCGGGACTGTGTAACGGTTGTCGGCGAGCCGGACTTTGTCTCGGATGCGCTAAAAGTTCTTTTCCACA TTATCACAAAGGAGTGGTGAATCGACCAATCAGAACGGGCGGCGGATACACGTTCTTCAAACGAGGTATGACGTCATCGTCGACGACAGACGAACACCAATCGACGAGCCGGAAATACGGAACACCCGTTCACATAAGGGCCGATATACCGCTTCAAACGCTATACGACG CCGATTATAAAACGTTGGACAAATACAACTTGGCCGTCGATATCTCGCAGTCTCCGAGTTTCCCGTTCGCGAGGCAGCCGTCCGCGATAGTCGGCCCGCTGGATCCGGCCCTGGCAGACATGGCTCAGAGGAGGGCTGCTCAGCGCGGAGTGTCGCCCGGTGGTAGCCCACCGGTTGAACTCGATCTGGAGGAACGCCTGCTCAGAGAATACCTAGCCACGCAAGATTTCAGCCGCG TTTTATCAATGGACGACAATTTCTTCGTAACCTTAAAAGCGACGACTCGCTCGCAAAGCGACGTAGAACCCGGGTCCTCCGTTCAACAACAGATCCCATCGCTAGATGATGAAGCAGTCCGCCAGGCGGCAGTAGAGGACGGTGATACGGCACTAGGCGGGTCGGCTGAGGAAGGGAAGCCACTAGATGGCGATCAACCGATAGACGGCGCTAGCGAGGTCGACGACGCCCCATTATCGTCGCGCCTCAGCCACGCTTCGATGATTCACTATCTGTGCTCGAGATGCGGGTCGGCGTACAGTTACGACAGTTGGGTGTATCGCGATCGTGCCGCCGGCGGGGGCGCTGCGATCGACTTGGGCTGGGAATACGAATCGCTACTCGGCGACGAAGAGCCGTGGCCCGTCGGTCTGGTCGAGTCGCTCACCGAGGACCAGTGGACGTACGCCTTCAGCAGCCGGG AGAGCACGTCGCGTCTCACTAAAAGTGAAGAGGCTACCATGGAAAGCGAGGCCGGTATACAGGAGCAGGTGCGCAGAGAGGCTATGTACAGCCTCTATCAAG TTCCGGCGCCATTTCGAGTTATGCCGACGGAAAAACCGCCCACTATCGCTCAGGACCCGTTCTCGAAAAATCGCGCCCTGAAAATACCGCAATACAGCAAGTTCTCGACCCAGAAACCCCAAGGCGAAGCGATTTACGGCAAAAACCCGTTCGGCGGAGACCGCGAGTTCGACTTGCGACGCGAGAAGATGCGCGACGCTCAAGGTCGCGGAGACCGGAAATCCCGCCTGCCGCCGATACCAGCGCAGGAACCTTACAAACGACcg aCTAAAAAGCCCGCGGCAAGCGAGGTATCGAAGAAGACGCGACGGAAAGTTGACGATTCAGAAGAGAAAGATGGCGCTGCAGTAGCGAAACTAAAGTCTTCCGTACAGATT CCAATGGACGACGAGGACCGACATCGACCGAG CTCAACTGATTCTGGGGTCGATACTTCAGCTACAG agGCTACAGCCCGGGACAAACAGCTGGGTTTGGTACTGAAACCGACGGAGGAGACGTCTGACGACGAGACCGAAGCCGAGGACGGGTCGCCTGGTGTCCGAATGACGGCCGCAGATTTACTCTCCCAGATGAAAGCCAGGCCGGGTGTGAAAACGCAAGCTACCCCATCGGGGGCAG ACAAATCGGTCAGTTCGTCAGAACTCATCGCATCCAGCAATGAAATCATTGTGGACAAAAAAC cgAAACGGACGAAAGACAAAGAGCAGACgatgaagaaaaaacaaacgacTAAAGACAAAAAGCCAACGGGTAAacggaaaaataaaaacaagaaGAAAGGTGGCGCTAAAACCGCAGCCGGCGAAGATGAAGTATCGATGATGGAGATGATCGAAGCTGATCAG GAAAAAACACGAGGTGGCGTAGGTGATGACGTAAAGCCCGGTGAAGCAGAAGGTTCAGATATCTGCAGCGATGACTACTCGGGTGACGAGGATTTCGAATTCCGCGATGCTAAATCAGAGGACGAAATGAGCTTCTATTTTCCGACACCGACGCCATCTAGCGAGCGCGATGGTTACTCGCCTGCTGCCGGATACGGAGTGCCTCCGCTGCCAGAGATAGTGATCAAATCGCCG GAAAAGAGCCACGTATCGGACAAGTCGAGACGATCGGGAATCGAGGGTCTACCCGATATAAAACAACAACCACGGACAAAAAAGCGAAAACCGCCGCCGAAAGTTAGGAAAAAAGCTCGCGAAGCCCC GGAATATAAAAGAAAGCGTAGACCAAGGCCGGTTTTGAATCCACAAGCGCCATCTGTCGACGAGGAGTTGAGCGTAGCAGCCGACCCGTTGGATTATTTGGCTAAATACTGTATCATCCA tccTGATCGTCTGCCATTTTACGAACGCATATTCGACGCCATTATCTCCAAGCAGACGCCGAAGTTCCCGGATATCGTGACTTCAGAACAACAGACAGTAGCGTTGGCAGAAAGTAGGCCACCTGGTGGCAGACTGACGCAACACGAGTATTCAATGATGCGCGACATGACCGTATTAACGCGCGCACCACGTGACCGGAACCTCGTTCAAATGGCT gGGGAGGGACCGACCGACCGGCAAATCGAGAAGCTGCTGTACACAATCCACGACTTTCACGACAAATAcgaaacattagaaaaacaacTGAACGAGAAACAAG ATAGACGGCTGACAATTCTATCGAGTTTAGCGCGCCGCGATTTTCCGGACTTAACGAAAACTGAATTCGACTCCGGGAAACGCGGCAAGAAAAGAGAGTCATCGAATAAGAACGGAAACGCAGTTAAAAAC GGCAATTCGGAAGACGAAAGTCTGGAAACGGAAGATTCCGGAACAGTCTGGAAGAACAGACCTCCGTTAGCTGACCAGGACATCGTGAACAGACTCGACCAGAAAAAACTGAAACTC TTGAGTAGTGACCCGGATGTGGCGTTGCTAGATTTGGAAATATCGCGGATACGACACAAGCTGAACGAGATCGATAAACGAATCGATCATTTGGAAG ACCAGAGAACGCTTCTGAATTTATACGCGCGTGAGATCCACCAGCAGGAGCAGACATACGGAATCAGAGACGAGTACAAGCGAAAACAGAGTTTGCTCTTTCAAACTCTTCATCCTCAGCCG GATTATGAGATGAATTTGTCGGAGTTGGAAGAGGCTTTGAAGATCATCAACCACAACCTCATCACCGAAAATGAGTTGAAATTCGTAATCCAC ATTTTACAAATACCAGGGCGACATCGAATCAACGTGAAGCTGTTCAGCGCAGTAGCGGCGCTTTCCGAACGGGTTGCGCAACTAGA TCCAATCATCAAGAAGCTCATAAACAAATTGGATTTCGAGGCGCTCGACGTCAAAATGGAACGATGCAAG GAGCTGTTTTTCTTGTTGGACCAAGAAGATGTGGAGGTGGCGCCGGGTAAGGTAGCAGCTAGGAGTCTCGGAGTGGAACTGGCAGCCGGGGGATTATCCTCCGATCATACTAAATAT GTTGTGAATAAACTGAACCGCGAGACTAAGGGTGAAGTGGACTTCGTCGATTTTTTGACCTACGTTCCGCTATTCATCGAAATACACGACCGAATCATCAGTGACCCTTTGAGTGAATACAGAAACTTCTAG